The DNA window TCACCAGGTACTGCGGGTGGGTGAGCCCCAACGGCTCCAGCAGGGGCCGGTAGACGGCCAGGACGGCCCGGTTGGTGATGCTCAGCGCGAAGCAGACCTGCTGTTCGAGGGCGAGCGGGTCGATTTCCGGCGCGGGCTGGGCCACATACACATCGTACGCTAATAGTTAGTGTGCTAACCAAGTTGCGCTGGTCACACGGGGCCGGTCATGGCGCCCCAGTCGGCTTGAGATACAAAGCTCCCCAGACTATTTCGGCGAGCGTGCTGGCCAGCTCCGCGTCGTAGTCCGGGGGCTGGTCGGGCAGGTTCTGCTGGCAGGCCCGCTCGACCATCCAGGTGAGCGCGTTGGCGGTGGTGGCCGCGGGAAGTTCCCGGCGGATCGAGCCGTCGGCCTGTCCTTCCTCGATGACACCGGTGAGTCGCTGTGAGACGGCCGTCAGCAATTCGCGGTAGGTCTGGGCCGTCAACGGGTCGTAGCCGGCCATCTCGTTGAGCGCGACCAGCACCGGCTGGTGGCGCCGATAGGCGTCGATGATGCCGGCCATTCCGGCGCGCACGTCCTCCGGATTGTGCCGCCAGGCCACGTCCCACCAGCGTTCGGCGCCGGTGGCCAGGTCGGCGAACACCTGGCCGGCGAGGCGGCGAAGCAGGTGGCCCTTGTCCTCGAAGTAGACGTAGAAACTCGCGCGCGAGATGCCGGCCTCGGTCGACAGCCGGTCGACGCTGAGTTCGGTGAAGCTGGCGCCGGCGCGCATCAGCCGGTCGGTGGCGTCGAGCAGGCGGCGCTCCATCCGCTCCCGCCGCTGCTCGCGGCCCTCCTCGCGCCGGCCCTGCGGCTTGCGGGTCACCGACGGCATTCGCCCAGCATAGCCACCCGATCGACACCTTGACTAGACATAGTGTCTAGGCATAGTGTCGGCGTTACGATGTGACTGGCGTCATGGGAAGGGTCTCGACGATGACGGTGATGGCAGGGAAGCCCGGCACGAACCGCGCCTACGACCCGATCGATCTGTCCTCGCGCGCGTTCTGGTCGAAGACCGCCGCCGAGCGGGAACGCTCGTTCGCCGTGCTGCGCGCCGAACGCCCGGTGAGCTGGCATCCCCCGGTGGAGGACGCGCTGATGCACGACCCCGACGACCGGGGCTATTGGGCGGTCACCCGGCGCGCCGACATCGTCACGGTCAGCCGCGGCAACGAGGTGTTCCTGTCCGGCAAGGGGGTGATGTTCGAGAACATCCCCGTGGACCTGCTCGAGGCCTCGCAGTCCTTCCTGGCGATGGACCCGCCGCGGCACACCAAGCTGCGCAAACTGGTCAGCGCCGCGTTCACCCCGCGGCAGGTTCGTCGTATCGAGGACTCGATCCGGACGAACGCCCACGCCATCGTCGGCGAGCTGCGCGCCGCCGGGGGTGGCGTCGATTTCGTCGAGCACTGCGCCAAGCAACTGCCCATCCGCACGCTGTCGGACATGGTGGGTATCCCGGAGTCGGAGCGCGAGCGGGTCGCGCAGGCCGCCGACGCGCTGGTGTCGTGGGCCGACCCCGTCTACCTCGACGGCCGTGACCCGATGCAGGTGCTGGTCGAGAACCAGGTGTACCTGCACCAGGTCGCCGGCGCACTGGCCGCCGAGCGCCGCGCCCGGCCCGGCGACGACCTGTTCAGCGCCCTGGTGAACGCCGAGGTCGACGGCGACCGGCTCACCGACGCGGACGTCTCGGCGTTTTTCGTACTGCTCTCGGTGGCCGCCAACGACACCACCCGCCAGACCACCAGCCACGCGATGAAGGCGCTCACCGACTTTCCCGCCCAGCGCGAATGGCTGCGCGTGGCGTTCGAGGACCGCATCGGCACCGCGGTCGAGGAGTTCATCCGCTGGGCGTCCCCGGTGATGAGCTTCCGCCGCACGGCCGCAACGGATTTCGAACTGGCCGGCCAGCAGATCGAGGCGGGGGAGAAGGTGGTGATGTTCTACCCGTCGGGCAACTGGGACACCGACGTGTTCGACCGTCCGGACCGTTTCGACCTCGGCCGCGACCCCAATCCGCACGTCGGTTTCGGTGGCGGCGGTGTGCATTTCTGCCTGGGCGCCCATGTGGCCCGGGCGCAGCTGCGCGCCATCTTCGGGGAACTGCTGCGTCAGCTGCCCGACATCCAGGCGGGGGAGCCCTCGTACGTGCCGGGCAATTTCATCCACGCCATCCGCAGCATGCCCTGCGACTTCTAGGGGCTCGGCAGTGGCGCCACCGCCCCGCCCAGTTCGCACGCCAGCAGGGTCAGCAACTCCGAGCATCCGCCCTCGACCTTGACGTCGGCCAGGTCGTCACCGCGGGTGCGGCCCCGGTTGACGATGGCGACCGGAATGCCGAGCGCGGCGGCGCGCCGCACGAACCGGTAGCCGGAGAACACGGTCAGCGACGAACCGGCGACGAGCAGGGCATCGGCCCGCTCAACCAGTGAAAAGGCTTGGGAAACGACGTGTTCGGGCACGCTCTCGCCGAAGTAGACGATGTCGGGTTTGAGCATGCCGGCGCAGCGCGGGCAGTCCAGGTACCGGAACGTCGTCGTGTCGGCGACGACGGCGTCGGCGTCGGGAGCCACCGCCAGGCCGCCGAGCGCCCCGGCGCGCGCCAGGAAGCCGGGGTTCAGTGCCTCGAGTGCGTCGGCCAGCGCGGCGCGGCTCATGGTGTGGCCGCAGCCCAGGCAGACCACCCGCGCGTAGGTGCCGTGCAGGTCGATCACGTTGACGCTGCCTGCCCTGGTGTGCAGCAGATCGACGTTCTGGGTGATCAGGCCGGTGACGACGTCCGCGCGCTCGAGGGCGGCCAGCGCCCGATGGCCCGCGTTGGGCAGCGTGTCGGCCATGTGGCGCCAGCCGACGTGGTTGCGCGCCCAGTAGCGCTGCCGGAAGGCCGGATCCGACGTGAACTGGCGGATGGTCATCGGGTTGCTCGGCGGTGAGTCGGGGCCCCGGTAGTCCGGAATGCCGGAGTCGGTGGAGATTCCCGCGCCCGTGAGCACGGCGACGCGGCGACCGGCCAGCAGCGCGACCAACTCGGGCGATTCTGCGCGGGCGATCACCTCTTCGAGGTTAGCGGCCCCGCGCGCTTCGCGAGTGCGTGCCCGCACGCTCGGCGGTCAGCTCAGGCATTCCGCCGCGGTCGTGAGCTCCGCGGACAGGTTGCGCTGCATCATCTTGAGAGCCGCCTCACCCAACTCCTCGTAGATGTGGGCGACCGCATCCGTGGGGACCACGACCGGGAAATGGCGCAGGTAGGCGTCGAGCGCGCTGTAGAAGATGCACTGCTCGGTGACCTGCCCGGTCAACACCAACCGCTTGGTGCCGCGGCGGTGCAGAAGATACTCCAGCGCCGTCCCGAAGAACACGCTGTGGCGGACCTTGGTCAACAGCCGGCAGCCCTCGGCCGGCACGATCGGCTTCACCAGGTCGGGCCGTTCGCCGCCGAGTGCGGATTCGACGATGTCGGAGAACTCCACGCTGAAGTCGCCGTAGTTGTCGTTGACGTAGATCAGGTCGACACCGCCGGATTCGCGCGCGCGGCGGACCAGATCCGACAGCGGCTCGATGATGTTGCCGACATTGGGTATCAGTTCTTCGGCGTCGGGGTGCCGATAGGTGTTCATCATGTCGACGACCAAGACGGCGGTGTCACTCATGGGGCAACGTGTACCCGGCAAACCGGTGCTGACACCACCTGGGCGAGAATGGGGAAGCGATGGACTTCTACAACAGCTACAGCCAGGGCTTCGTCCGCGTCGCCGCGTGCACCCACCACACCACGATGGCCGATCCGGCGGCAAACGCCGCGTCGGTGTTGCGGCTGGCGCGCGAGTGCCACGACGAGGCCGTCGGCCTGGCCGTCTTCCCCGAGCTGACGCTGTCTGGCTATTCGATCGAGGACATCCTGCTGCAGGACCAGCTGCTCGATGACGTCGAAGCGGCCCTCGCCGAGGTCGTGACGGCCTCGGCCGACCTGTTGCCCGTGCTGGTGGTCGGCGCCCCGCTTCGGCGCCGGCACCGTATCTACAACGCCGCGGTGGTGATCCACCGCGGCGTCGTGCTCGGCGTGGCGCCCAAGTCCTACCTGCCCACCTACCGGGAGTTCTACGAGCGTCGCCAGATCGCGCCCGGCGACGGCGAACGCGGCACCATCCGCATCGGCGGCCCCTCCGGCCCGATCGAGGCCCCGTTCGGTCCCGACCTGCTGTTCGCCGCGTCGGACCTGCCCGGCTTCGTGCTGCACGTCGAGATCTGCGAGGACATGTTCGTGCCGATTCCGCCCAGCGCGGAGGCGGCCCTGGCGGGGGCGACGGTGCTGGCCAACCTGTCCGGCAGCCCGATCACGATCGGGCGCGCCGAGGACCGTTGCCTGCTGGCGCGTTCGGCGTCGTCCCGGTGCCTGGCCGCCTACGTCTACGCCGCCGCGGGCGAGGGCGAATCGACCACCGATCTGGCCTGGGACGGCCAGACCATGGTGTGGGAGAACGGCGTGTTGCTCGCAACCTCCGAGCGGTTCCCGCGGGGGGAGCGGCACAGCGTCGCCGACGTCGACACCGAGCTGCTGCGCTCCGAGCGGCTGCGCATGGGGACGTTCGACGACAATCGGCGCCACCACCGCACGTTGGCGGAGTCGTTCCGGCGCATCGAGTTCCGGCTGGATCCGCCGGGCGGCGACATCGGCCTGCGCCGTGAAATCGAGCGCTTCCCCTTCGTTCCCGCGGACGCGCAACGGCTGCAACAGGATTGCTACGAGGCCTACAACATCCAGGTCGCCGGGCTCGAACAGCGGCTGCGCGCCCTGGACTACCCGAAGATCGTCATCGGGATCTCCGGCGGGCTGGACTCGACGCACGCGCTGATCGTCGCCGCGCGCGCGATGGACCGCGAGGAACGGCCGCGTGCCGACATCCTGGCGTTCACGCTGCCGGGCTTCGCGACGGGGGATCGCACCAAGCGCAACGCGATCGAGCTGTGCCGCGCGCTGGGCGTCACCTTCTCCGAGATCGACATCCGCGACACCGCTGCGCTGATGCTCAAGGAGATCGAGCACCCCTTCGCGCGCGGCGAGAAGGTCTACGACGTCACCTTCGAGAACGTGCAGGCCGGGTTGCGCACCGACTACCTGTTCCGGCTGGCCAATCAGCGCGGGGGGATCGTGCTGGGCACCGGCGACCTCTCCGAGCTGGCGCTGGGCTGGTCGACCTACGGTGTCGGCGACCAGATGTCGCACTACAACGTCAACGCCGGTGTCCCCAAGACGCTGATCCAGCACCTGATCCGCTGGGTGATCTCCACGGGGGAGTTCGAGTCCGAGGTCGGTGAGGTGCTGCAATCGGTGCTCGACACCGAGATCACTCCGGAGTTGGTGCCCAGCGGGGAGGAAGAAGAGCTGCAGAGCAGCGAGGCCAAGGTCGGGCCGTATGCGCTGCAAGACTTCTCATTGTTTCAGCTGTTGCGCTACGGATTCCGGCCGTCGAAGGTCGCGTTTCTGGCCTGGCACGCGTGGCACGATCCCGGCCAGGGCAACTGGCCGCCGGGATTCCCCGCGGAGAAGCGACCGACCTATTCGCTGAAGGAGATCCGGCACTGGCTGCAGGTGTTCGTGCAGCGCTTCTATTCGTTCAGCCAGTTCAAGCGGTCCGCCCTGCCGAACGGCCCGAAGGTGTCCCACGGCGGGGCGCTCTCGCCGCGGGGCGATTGGCGGGCCCCGTCGGACATGTCGGCGCGCATCTGGCTGGACGAGATCCAGCGCGAAATACCCGAGGAGTAGGCCGCGCAAGCTCAGCGCTCGTAGGTGCCGGTGAGCGTGCCCCGAGCCAGCAGGTGGCCGCGCATCGCAACCAACAGGGCCTTGGCCGAGTCGACAACGGCGGGTATCGGTTCGTCGATCGCGAACACCTGAAACCGGTAGCGGTGGGGTCCGTGGCCGGGGATCGGGCGCGGCCCGGTGTAGCCCCGATGCCCAAGATCCGCTCGCAGGAAACGCATTCCGGCGCTGCCCGGGCGCAGCGAACCCGCGGCGGCTTCGCGCACCGTCGGCTCGATCACCGCGACGGTGTGCAGCAGCGGCCGGTGCAGTGGGACGTCGACATCGTCGATGACGAGCACCACCTGCCGCGTCCCGGGCGGCAGCCCCTCCCAGCGTAGCGGCGGAGAGATGTTGTCTCCGACCCCCTTTCCTGCGCTGGACGGCGGCATGGCCGCGCCGTCGCCGAATGCCGAACTCGTCACGCGGATGGAGGCGGGAGCGTCGAACGCGCTGCCGGCCAGTGGGCTTCGGTGTTCGCCCGCGCGGGCGCCGCGCAGCAGCCGGCCCACCAGCGCCATCACGCGCCGCTTCCGGCGCCGCGGATCGCCACGCTGGAAGACCGCATCAGATCGCCCAGTTCGGCGGGCAGGTATCCCTGCTCGACCAGCCGGGGCAGCACCCCGCCGCCTTCGAGGATCTCGAGGATCAGCCCGGGCAGCGTCGGCACGGTGCCCGAGGCTCCCGTGGTGTCGTTGCGCCACGTTCCCGCGCTCAGGTCGAAGGTGCCCCGGTCGCCCTCGCGGAACAGCGAGGTCGCGTCGGGGATCGTCATCGCGGGCAGGCCGGCGTTGACGGCGTTGCGAAAGAACAGCGAGTTGAACTCCTCGGCGACCAGCCCGGCGACGCCCAGTTCGGCGAACAACACCGCGACCGGGCGCGACGACCCCAGCCCGAAGTTCTTGCCGGCCAGCACGACGTCGCCGGGGGGGACCTCGTCGGTCCAGCCGGGGCGGACCTGGTAGAACACGTGCCTGGCCGCCTCCGCGGGCTCCATTTTCAGCGCGTAGCCCGGATACATGTCGTCGGTGTTGAGGTTGTCGCCGAACACCCAGACCTTTCCGCTGAATGCCACCGTCATGCCGTCACGCTCCTGGGGTCGGTGATGTATCCGGCGATCGCCGAGGCCGCGACGGTCGCCGGGGAGGCCATGAAGATTTCTGCCTCGGCGCTGCCCATCCGGCCGGTGAAGTTGCGGGTGCTCGACGTGATGCACACCTCGCCGGGACCCACGACCCCCATGTGGTAGCCGAAGCAGGCGCCGCAGGTGGAGTTGGTGACGACGCCGCCCGCATCCGCGATGTCCTGCAGGTATCCCAGCCGCATGGCCTCGCGGTAGACCGCCTGCGAGGCGGGGGTGACCAGGAGCCGCACCCCGGGGGCGACGCTCTTGCCGCGCAGCACTTCCGCGGCGATCCGCAGGTCCTCGAGCTGTCCGTTGGCGCACGACCCGATGAACGCCTGGTCCACCTTCTGCCTGCCCAGCCGCGACACCGGCAGACCGTTGCGGCTGACGGTGCCCGGCCGCGCGACGTAGGGTTCCAGCGCGGACAGGTCGACGTGGCGGACCTCGCGGTATGCGGCGTCGGGATCCGGTGCGGCGGCGTCGTATCCGGTGATGCCGCGCTCGTCGAGGAATGCCGTCAGGACCTCGTCGGGCTCGAAGGTGCCGAAGTCGGCGGAAACCTCGGCGCACTGCGTCGCGATGGTGCGCCGGTCGTGCATCGGGATGCCGGCCAGCCCGGGCCCGCCGAACTCCAGGTTGAGGTTGGCGGCGTCGCCGTATTCGTCGGCGAGATAGAGGAAGACGTCCTTGCCGCTCACGCCGTCCGGCTTGGCGCCGCCGAATTCGTAACGGATGGTCGGCGCGACCTGAAACCACGTCGTTCCGGTGCACATGATCGAATACACCTCCGCGGGACCGAGTCCGCGGGCCGCCGTGTTGTACGCGCCGGCGGCGCAGGTGTGGGAATCGGCGCAGGCCAGTATCTCTCCGGGCCGCGCCAGGCCGTTCTCGGCGATCACCTGATGACAGATCCCGTGCCGGCCGACGTCGTAGAAGCGCTCGATGCCGAAGTCGGCGACGAACTTGCGGGCGTGCGTTCCGCCCGCGGCGTCCTTGACGGTCGGGGCCGGGACGGCGTGGTCCATGACGACCGCGAGCTTGGCGGGGTCGTGGATGCGGTTGGGCGCGAGCCACATGGTGGCGAACTGCAGGTCGATCAGGACGGTCATGTCAACCTCGACCACGACGGTGTCCCCCGGTGACACCGAGCCCAGACCGGCCTTGCGGGCGAGGATCTTCTCGATGACGGTCATGCCCATGAGGTGTCCCGGTGCGCGTAGCGGTCGTCGAGGGCCAGCCACTCGGCCATGCCGACCAGATCGAAGAAACCGGCGGGGCTGCTGGGCAGGTGGGCTGCGAGATCGCTGCCGTTGAGTTCGCAAAGGCTCTGCAGCATGCCGAACGTCGCCTGCATCAGCAGGTTGCCGGGATGGATGGCGATGGCGTAGCCCAACTCCCGCAGTCGCGACGCCGACTGCAGCGGCGTCATGCCGCCCAGCACGAGGTTGATCAGCAGCGGCGCGTCGACTTCGGCTGCGATGCGCTCGATTTCGCCGGCGTCCTGCGGCGCCTCGACGAAGATGACGTCCGCGCCCGCGCGCGCGTAGCGGTTGGCGCGCTCGATTGCCTCGTCGAGCCCGAGCGGGGCGCGGGCGTCGGTGCGGGCCACCACGAGCAGGTCGTCGTCGGACCGGGTGTCCAGGGCGGCGGCGAGGGTCTGCTCGAACAGCGCCGCGTCGACGACCCGTTTGTCCGGCAGATGGCCGCACCGTTTGGGGAAGACCTGGTCTTCCAGCTGGATCGCGGCCACCCCCGCCGCGTCGTAAGAACGCACCGTGCGCACCACATTCCGCGGTGCGCCGTAGCCGGTGTCGGCGTCGGCGATGAGCGGGATGTCGCCCAGCGCGTCGGCGATCATCGCGGCCCGCCCCGCCATCTCGGTTGCCGTGACCAGCCCGATGTCGGGCAGGCCGAAACCGGACGCCGCCACACCGGCCCCGGTCATGTATGCGGCGACATGGCCGGTCCGTTTGGTCAGCTGTGCGGAGATCCCGTCGAAAACGCCCGGCGCGACGATGAGTTCGCGCTTGTCGAGCAGCTCCCTGAGACGTCGGCGGGCCGGGGTGGTAGCCACAGCAGGTTCCTTTCAGTCCAAGGCGCCCGCCACCGGAGCGGCGAGCAGTTCGGCCAGATGATCGGTGTCGTCGAGTTCGTCCAGACCGAGCACCGCCCGTTCGATCGCATCGGCGCGGGCGCGGTCGGTGACCCGGTCGGCGAGCGCGTGGAACTTCGCGACGAGTTCGTCGTCGGTGACGGGGTCGGTGGGCGCGCCATGCGGTACGTCGACGCGGACCCGGTGCACGGCGCCGTCGACGGTCGTCACCGCCAGCTCGGTGCGGAACTTCTCGGTCATCGCGGCGCGGGCCGGCGATTCGTCGAGGTGGACCGTGGTTGCGGCGATCAGCGACCAGATGTCGTCGGCGTCGCGGCGCGCCGGGGCGAACTGTTCGGGCAGCACGTTGCCGTCGAGCAGCGCTGCGGCGGTGACGTAGCCGATGTTCATCTGCGCCCCGATCGGCGTGAGCGGTCGCTCCGGCGGCCACCAGCCGTGCTTGTAGACGGTCTCGCCGACGGTGATGTCGACCGTTGAGATGTTCTCGGGCGCAACGGATTCGCGCAGCCGTCTGGCGGCATCGATCGCTGCGTGCAGGCCACCCATCGCGGCGTAGGACTTGACCATGATGCTCGTCGTCTCCCAGCGCCGGCCCAGCTGGCCGGTGAGCAGCGCGGCGTCGGGTTCGTGGCCCTCGCCGAACACGCTGAGGAAGCCGCCGTATTCGCGCTCGAACACCCGCTTGATGCCGGTGTAGCCGGCCGCCGCCAGGCCCGCGGCGTAAAAACCGTTGCGCGCGGCCAGACCGTGGTGCATGCGTTTGCTCATGGCCTCGTACTGCGCGGCCATCAGCCCCGACGACTGGGTGGCCGCCAGCCCGAGGGCGTCTTCGAGTTGTGCGGGCGGCAGTCCGCGCAGCTTGCCCGAGGCCATGGCCGCCGAGTGGGTGCCGAAGACCGACCCGGAGTGCCAGCCGCGGTCGAGCATCTGGGTGCCGTGCAGGGTGTAGCCGACGCGCGGCCCCACCTCGAACCCGGCGATCGACGCGAGCAGCAGTTCGGCGCCGGTGATCGTTCCCGGCCGGGTCGCGGCCGTCGACAGCAGGGCGGGGATGACCAGCGAGCAACTGTGCAGCGGCGCGAGGGGATGGAAGTCGTCGAGCTCGAAGCCCTGGATGAACGTGCCGTTCAGGATCGCGGCGCCGGGTGCGCCGGTGGTGCGGCCGGTGCCGATGACGACCGTGTCGCCCCCGCCTTCCATGCCGAGTACCGCGTCGGTGGCGAGCCGAGACCAGGGCAGCCGCGCGCCGACCAGGGCGCAGCCCAGGCCGTCGAGCAACAGGTGCTTGGCGCGCCGCGCGACCGGGTGTGGCACGTCGTCGAGGGTGAGCCCGGCGACCCAGGTGGCCAGCCGTCCGGTGGGCCCCGCCGGGTCGGTGGCGGCCGGCTGCGTCACCGCCGTCATCGGCCACCCCTTTCCCGTTAGTTGTTATATACATATAACAACTAACGAAGCGGGCGCAAGGGGCCGGGTGTGGAAATATTCATGACCGTGGACAAGGCCGGCGACAGGGCGGCACCGGTGTCCGCCGCTGCGGGCGTCCCGCTGCACCGGCAGCTGTTCCTGGTGCTGCACGACGAGATCGACCGCGGCGTGCTGGCCCCCGGCGACGCGCTGCCCACCGAGCAGACCCTCTGCGGGCAGTTCGGGGTCTCCCGCATCACCGTGCGCCGGGCGCTGGCGGACCTCGCCGAGCGGGGCTACATCGAGCGCCGCCACGGGGTGGGGTCCTTTGTACGCCCGCACGGCGCGGCCGACGTGTCGTCGGCCGGCAGGTCCTACATGGCGGGCCTGCGCCAGACCCAGTTCGAAACCGACGTGGAGGTGGTCGAACTCGGGGCCCGCCGCCCCCCGCAACCCGTCGCCGAGGCGCTCGAGACGTCCGGCGACCTGCTGCACATCGTGCGGGTGCGGCGGCAACGCAGGACCGGCGAGCCGTTGATCGTCAGCGAGGCCTGGCTGCCCGGGGAACTCGCCGGCACGCTGACGGAGTCCGCGCTGCGGCGCGCGCCCCTCTACCAGTTGTTGTCCGACGCGGGGATCGTCGCGGACCGGGTGCGCCATGAGATCACCGCCGAGATCGCGGGCCCGCGCAACGCCCGCCTGCTGGACACGGCGATCGGCGCCGCGCTGCTGCGCGTCAATCGGCTGGTGTTCGTGGGCGGCGCGCCGCACCATCACCTTTCTGCCCTGCTGTCGCCCGGCCGCAGCCGCGTGCTGCTGAGTCAGACCGCCGACGAACTCGAGACGGCCGACGGCCTGACGATCGCCCACGACGTGCGCCGGGACTAGCCCGAACGCCGCTCGCGCAGGGCCGCGTCGATCGCCGCGGCGTCCGGGGCGCAGTCGCCGGCGCCGCGCACCAGCGTGGCGAGCGCGCCTGCCGTGCACGCGCGCCGCAACGCGCGCAGCCGCTCGGCCGCCGCGCCGGGGTGGGGCGGCCAGTTCGCCGCCAGCACCCCGGCGAACACGTCGCCGGCCCCGGTGGTGTCCACCGCGTCGACCGCTGGGGCGGGCACCGTGAACTCGCCGTCGGTGCCGGCGTACCGGGCGCCCCGCGCGCCCAGGGTGGTCACCAGATGGTCCGGCCGCCAGCGCCATTGGCGTTCCTCGTCTTCGTTGACGATCACCACGTCGGCCAGCTCCGCCAGTTCGGCCAGCGCGCCGTCGTCCCGGCCCGCCGGCGACGCGTTGACCAGGACGACCGACCCGGCCGAGCGGGCCGCGCGCGCCGCGCCCAGCGCCGTCGCGACCGGAATCTCCAACTGGGTCAACAGCACGTCGCAGTCGGAGATCACCGTGCGCACCGTCTCGTCGGACGGCGAGAGCCGCCCGTTGGCGCCCGGAGCGACGACGATGGTGTTCTCGGCGCCGGTGTCGACCACGATGATCGCCGTGCCGCTCGGACCGGGGACCGCGACGGTCCCGTCCAGCCCGACGCCGTTGGCCGTCAAATGCGCCCGCAGCTGTCCGGCCGCGGCGTCCTCGCCGAGCGCGCCGACGAACTGCACCTGTGCGCCGGCCCGCGCCGCGGCGACCGCCTGGTTGCCGCCCTTGCCGCCGGGGGCGTGGCTCGACGACGACGCCAGCACCGTCTCGCCCGGACGCGGGAGGGCTTCGACGCCGAACGTCAGATCCATGTTCACGCTGCCAACCACACACACCCGCGCCATTCCCGCGACGGTAGTCGCGCCGGGCGGGGAGCGTCGCTTTGCGGCAATCGCCAATATCTGCGGGTCGGCGCGTTACTCTGCTGCGTGAGCGAGGCCGAATCCTGTCGAAGAAAGGCGGAGAGGCGATTGACATCGAGCGGGGTTAAAGACGCCGATCCGGCCCCTCGGACCAGCCGGGAAACCGGCGGGGAAATTGCCAGCGAAACCACTTCGGAAAGCGGCCGGGAATCCGCCGGAGAGACCGATGGGAAATCCGCCCCGGTCGAATTGGCGGGCAGAAGAAAGCACCGGTTTCTGTCGCGGCCCCGCTTCCGGTTCGGCATCCAGTCCAAGATCCTGGTGGCGCTGCTGCTGTCGAGCATCCTGGGCGTGGCGGTCATCGGCTTCATCGGGGCCGTGTCCGGCCGCGACGCGTTGGTGCAGGTCGAGTCCGAGCGGTTGATCGAATTGCGCGGATCCCAGAAGCGCGCGGTGGAAGCGCTGTTTCGGCAAGTGACGAATTCGCTGATCGTCTACAGCGGCGGATTCAGCATCGTCGAGGCAACCGACGCGCTCACTGCGGGTTTCGACCAACTTGCCGACGCGACGATCACCCCCGCCCAGCAGCAGGCGCTCGTCGGCTACTACCAAAACCAGATGATCCTGCCGATCAAGCAGCTGACCGGCGACACGATCGACCTCAACGCCGTCCTGCCGAGTTCCAACGCGCAGAGGTACGTTCAGGCGAACTACACCGCGGTGCCCACGCCGCCGAACGAACAGGCGGGCATGCGGGAAGCCGGCGACGGCAGCGCGTGGTCGGCGGCCAACGCCCGCTTCAACTTCTACTTGAGCGGCATCGTGACGCGCTTCAAATATCGAGACGCGCTGCTGCTGGACACGCAGGGCAATGTCGTCTACAGCGTGCGGAAAGGGCCGGACCTGGGGACCAACATCCTCACCGGCC is part of the Mycobacterium sp. HUMS_12744610 genome and encodes:
- a CDS encoding 3-isopropylmalate dehydratase large subunit; this encodes MGMTVIEKILARKAGLGSVSPGDTVVVEVDMTVLIDLQFATMWLAPNRIHDPAKLAVVMDHAVPAPTVKDAAGGTHARKFVADFGIERFYDVGRHGICHQVIAENGLARPGEILACADSHTCAAGAYNTAARGLGPAEVYSIMCTGTTWFQVAPTIRYEFGGAKPDGVSGKDVFLYLADEYGDAANLNLEFGGPGLAGIPMHDRRTIATQCAEVSADFGTFEPDEVLTAFLDERGITGYDAAAPDPDAAYREVRHVDLSALEPYVARPGTVSRNGLPVSRLGRQKVDQAFIGSCANGQLEDLRIAAEVLRGKSVAPGVRLLVTPASQAVYREAMRLGYLQDIADAGGVVTNSTCGACFGYHMGVVGPGEVCITSSTRNFTGRMGSAEAEIFMASPATVAASAIAGYITDPRSVTA
- a CDS encoding isocitrate lyase/PEP mutase family protein; the protein is MATTPARRRLRELLDKRELIVAPGVFDGISAQLTKRTGHVAAYMTGAGVAASGFGLPDIGLVTATEMAGRAAMIADALGDIPLIADADTGYGAPRNVVRTVRSYDAAGVAAIQLEDQVFPKRCGHLPDKRVVDAALFEQTLAAALDTRSDDDLLVVARTDARAPLGLDEAIERANRYARAGADVIFVEAPQDAGEIERIAAEVDAPLLINLVLGGMTPLQSASRLRELGYAIAIHPGNLLMQATFGMLQSLCELNGSDLAAHLPSSPAGFFDLVGMAEWLALDDRYAHRDTSWA
- a CDS encoding MmgE/PrpD family protein; translated protein: MTAVTQPAATDPAGPTGRLATWVAGLTLDDVPHPVARRAKHLLLDGLGCALVGARLPWSRLATDAVLGMEGGGDTVVIGTGRTTGAPGAAILNGTFIQGFELDDFHPLAPLHSCSLVIPALLSTAATRPGTITGAELLLASIAGFEVGPRVGYTLHGTQMLDRGWHSGSVFGTHSAAMASGKLRGLPPAQLEDALGLAATQSSGLMAAQYEAMSKRMHHGLAARNGFYAAGLAAAGYTGIKRVFEREYGGFLSVFGEGHEPDAALLTGQLGRRWETTSIMVKSYAAMGGLHAAIDAARRLRESVAPENISTVDITVGETVYKHGWWPPERPLTPIGAQMNIGYVTAAALLDGNVLPEQFAPARRDADDIWSLIAATTVHLDESPARAAMTEKFRTELAVTTVDGAVHRVRVDVPHGAPTDPVTDDELVAKFHALADRVTDRARADAIERAVLGLDELDDTDHLAELLAAPVAGALD
- a CDS encoding GntR family transcriptional regulator, with the translated sequence MTVDKAGDRAAPVSAAAGVPLHRQLFLVLHDEIDRGVLAPGDALPTEQTLCGQFGVSRITVRRALADLAERGYIERRHGVGSFVRPHGAADVSSAGRSYMAGLRQTQFETDVEVVELGARRPPQPVAEALETSGDLLHIVRVRRQRRTGEPLIVSEAWLPGELAGTLTESALRRAPLYQLLSDAGIVADRVRHEITAEIAGPRNARLLDTAIGAALLRVNRLVFVGGAPHHHLSALLSPGRSRVLLSQTADELETADGLTIAHDVRRD
- a CDS encoding ribokinase, which gives rise to MARVCVVGSVNMDLTFGVEALPRPGETVLASSSSHAPGGKGGNQAVAAARAGAQVQFVGALGEDAAAGQLRAHLTANGVGLDGTVAVPGPSGTAIIVVDTGAENTIVVAPGANGRLSPSDETVRTVISDCDVLLTQLEIPVATALGAARAARSAGSVVLVNASPAGRDDGALAELAELADVVIVNEDEERQWRWRPDHLVTTLGARGARYAGTDGEFTVPAPAVDAVDTTGAGDVFAGVLAANWPPHPGAAAERLRALRRACTAGALATLVRGAGDCAPDAAAIDAALRERRSG